Proteins encoded together in one Oncorhynchus masou masou isolate Uvic2021 chromosome 3, UVic_Omas_1.1, whole genome shotgun sequence window:
- the LOC135508394 gene encoding adiponectin-like, with the protein MGPQGAEGTCPASCESVQGRAGQPGIPGPAGARGLPGVAGPPGTTGTKGETGHMGSPGVPGTNGEKGELGAKGECNCTNGADGADGQQGIRGPKGEQGELGPKGAVGLNGKKGDQGDLGMTGIPGPCSPAIQSSFTAALGTIYPLPDKPVPFTQVITNRQFHFDPIIGIYRAPVNGTYVFSYHLAVFNKVLKVGLFHNFNPIVKTTEPALLGTTNHQVVLHLVMGDRVWLQVKDNITNGMYADNESRSTFSGFLLYPDSCDLPLFRDFPPASAPGGDEGDYSWG; encoded by the coding sequence ATGGGGCCCCAGGGAGCAGAAGGGACCTGTCCTGCGTCCTGTGAAAGTGTTCAGGGCCGTGCAGGACAACCAGGGATACCCGGACCGGCTGGGGCCAGGGGTCTCCCCGGAGTAGCAGGCCCTCCAGGGACTACGGGGACCAAGGGTGAAACAGGGCACATGGGTTCCCCTGGGGTCCCCGGGACGAATGGTGAGAAAGGTGAACTGGGGGCAAAGGGCGAGTGCAACTGCACTAATGGAGCAGACGGGGCAGACGGTCAACAAGGGATCCGTGGGCCCAAGGGAGAGCAAGGTGAGTTGGGCCCTAAGGGTGCCGTGGGTCTCAACGGTAAAAAGGGAGACCAGGGTGACCTCGGTATGACGGGCATTCCCGGGCCATGCTCTCCAGCCATCCAGTCCTCATTCACCGCCGCGCTCGGCACAATTTACCCGCTACCGGACAAGCCCGTGCCGTTCACCCAAGTCATCACCAACCGGCAGTTTCATTTCGACCCCATCATAGGCATCTACAGGGCACCAGTGAATGGCACCTATGTCTTCAGCTACCACCTGGCGGTGTTTAACAAGGTGCTGAAGGTGGGTCTGTTCCATAATTTCAACCCTATCGTGAAGACCACGGAGCCAGCCCTACTGGGCACCACTAACCACCAGGTGGTGCTCCATCTGGTCATGGGCGACCGGGTGTGGCTGCAGGTGAAGGACAACATCACCAACGGCATGTATGCTGACAATGAGAGCAGAAGCACCTTCTCTGGCTTCCTGCTCTACCCCGACTCCTGCGACTTGCCCTTGTTCCGAGACTTTCCTCCAGCAAGCGCTCCAGGTGGTGACGAGGGGGACTATAGTTGGGGGTAG